Proteins co-encoded in one Fusarium fujikuroi IMI 58289 draft genome, chromosome FFUJ_chr06 genomic window:
- a CDS encoding probable glucosamine-phosphate N-acetyltransferase: protein MAQNGMFSANLLSSEVSAALPEGYTLRALRKSDFNSGFLDCLRVLTTVGDITEADFAKQYDDMLAAGSYYVIIIEDTSRGDKPVVGTGALITERKFIHSLGAVGHIEDIAVAKDQQGKKLGLRIIQALDHIAEQVGCYKSILDCSEANEGFYVKCGFRRAGLQMAHYYEGSKGKSQ, encoded by the exons ATGGCTCAAAACGGCATGTTCAGCGCCAACCTCCTCTCCTCAGAGGTCAGCGCCGCTCTCCCCGAGGGTTATACTCTGCGCGCTCTGCGAAAGTCTGACTTCAACAGCGGTTTCCTCGACTGTCTGCGTGTCTTGACCACCGTTGGCGACATCACCGAAGCCGACTTCGCCAAGCAGTACGATGACATGCTCGCTGCTGGCAGTTACTACGTTATCATCATTGAGGACACTTCGCGAGGCGACAAGCCTGTTGTCGGAACTGGCGCCTTGATCACTGAGCGCAAGTT CATTCACAGCCTGGGCGCCGTGGGCCACATCGAAGATATCGCCGTCGCAAAGGACCAGCAAGGCAAGAAGCTCGGTCTCCGAATCATCCAAGCCCTCGACCACATCGCCGAGCAAGTCGGCTGCTACAAGAGCATCCTCGACTGCAGCGAAGCCAACGAAGGTTTCTACGTCAAGTGTGGCTTCCGAAGAGCAGGCCTCCAGATGGCCCATTACTATGAGGGCTCAAAGGGTAAATCCCAGTGA